In Mytilus trossulus isolate FHL-02 chromosome 14, PNRI_Mtr1.1.1.hap1, whole genome shotgun sequence, a genomic segment contains:
- the LOC134696999 gene encoding multifunctional protein ADE2-like, with translation MEEKVPSEYKSGSLVIEGKTKRVYNLDSHSGHVLLESKDKITAGDGVRAHDMKGKAAISTSTTSAIFSLLKDVGIKSHFIKQVSKTAILARKCEMIPIEWVTRRVATGSFLKRNEGVKEGYRFSPPKQETFFKDDANHDPQWSFEQCVEAKLKMGGVLIGPDELDIMRKTTVTVFEVLEKCWASLDCSLIDMKIEFGIDSQTGEILLSDVIDSDSWRLWPSGDKRLMKDKQVYRNLDIVTQEALDTVKRNFEWVADKVTLLNRKPRARAVVIMGSATDMTHCEKIKAACTKYGVPCELRVSSAHKGTDATMSILSEYEGEGIPTVFIAVAGRSNGLGPVLSGNAVWPVINCPPLSADWGSQDVWSSLRLPSGLGCSTVMSPEAAALMAAQTLSLNEHVIWSRLRAAQLNTWTGLKYADKKVRDQAVAVNGVNGH, from the exons TACCAAGTGAATACAAGTCGGGTTCTCTGGTTATCGAAGGTAAAACAAAGAGGGTCTACAACCTTGACAGCCACTCGGGACATGTTTTACTGGAATCCAAAGACAAGATCACTGCAGGTGATGGAGTGCGGGCACATGACATGAAGGGGAAGGCTGCTATCTCCACCTCAACTACATCGGCCATATTCTCTCTACTGAAAGATGTTG GAATAAAGTCTCATTTCATCAAACAAGTAAGCAAGACAGCCATACTTGCTAGAAAATGTGAAATGATTCCAATTGAATGGGTAACCAGAAGAGTAGCAACTGGTTCCTTTCTCAAAAGAAATGAAGGTGTGAAAGAAGGCTATAGATTCAGCCCTCCAAAGCAAGAAACTTTTTTCAag GATGATGCCAACCATGACCCCCAGTGGTCATTTGAACAGTGTGTAGAAGCTAAGTTAAAGATGGGAGGTGTTCTCATTGGTCCAGATGAACTAGATATAATGAGGAAGACCACAGTTACTGTGTTTGAGGTCCTTGAGAAATGTTGGGCTTCGTTGGACTGTAGcttgattgatatgaaaatagaatttgGAATTGATTCTCAAACAG GTGAGATTCTGTTGTCAGATGTAATTGACAGTGATTCCTGGAGGTTATGGCCATCTGGTGACAAAAGACTGATGAAGGACAAACAAGTGTACCGTAACCTTGACATTGTCACACAGGAAGCACTTGACACAGTGAAACGTAACTTTGAATGGGTTGCTGACAAAGTAACA tTATTAAATAGAAAACCTCGGGCAAGAGCAGTTGTCATTATGGGCTCTGCTACAGATATGACACATTGTGAAAAGATAAAGGCAGCTTGTACCAAATATGGCGTGCCATGTGAATTGAGAGTGTCGTCTGCTCACAAAGGAACTGATGCTACCATGTCAATATTGTCTGAATATGAag GAGAAGGTATTCCCACTGTATTTATAGCAGTAGCAGGTAGAAGTAACGGTTTAGGACCAGTATTGTCTGGTAATGCTGTGTGGCCCGTCATTAACTGTCCTCCATTGTCAGCAGACTGGGGATCACAGGATGTGTGGTCATCTTTACGTTTGCCATCAG gaTTAGGTTGTAGTACTGTTATGTCCCCTGAAGCTGCAGCTTTAATGGCCGCTCAAACTCTATCTCTGAATGAGCATGTGATCTGGAGTAGACTTCGAGCAGCACAACTGAATACATGGACAGGGCTGAAGTATGCTGATAAGAAAGTGAGGGACCAAGCTGTAGCTGTGAATGGTGTAAATGGACATTGA
- the LOC134697147 gene encoding uncharacterized protein LOC134697147 gives MGRTAGHIILTLLFGFGELAFISDNIVFDKVNTVTTTRFKWLVTFIIDLKPFEGFLNRISHDMVKSSALAQTVLRRYEQPGKEHFYNTFANLEQEFDLLMDMHRSITDTFDDFKTLHRHKRSVLPFIGSAMSFLFGTLTEDDINLIKGNVRTLAQNQKQISHILTENLSILNVTRLEVSQNRDAINKLSRGLQDLDIRLVNITEAIEKQIIDLENFVQIYIQLDLITGDLKQLIQRGFFYLEHIKDQLSMLSLGHLSPSTITPNNLQGLLIEIKDKLPKYLELSNDPKENLWFFYRFLTCSTILYDSRILVVISIPLLDSNNKFEIYQAFNLPMPMQKNHTSIGMVAKYDLDVEYFAVNAERSKYVLLKQQEIQSCTNTFTKFCKIISPVYPINLSKNCITSLFLKKRIDIDKYCRVVVEPNSVLPMASYISSGSWLVTTNTPLRFAIVCEKYKQKTTFTKIINPPLNILALNETCTATNDYLTLLPFYSRQSSYTLQDDPFTKVIQNYNLTMRKLWKPFHDSLPKFNLTELPKELKNIKEIPMDNLIYQLKNLQTIQEDSSFPNWVYNVIYLVIFLLLGIIIFILCKYRNKLPCSVKRGSGCKMQNVAPKYDRVSKLVSAKTEGDVNTSRDVPSAPMLDNSKEEVANNLYPLLKLAEQTVRI, from the coding sequence ATGGGACGGACGGCTGGACATATAATTCTAACACTTCTTTTTGGTTTTGGCGAGTTGGCTTTCATATCTGACAATATTGTATTTGACAAAGTAAATACTGTTACCACCACAAGGTTTAAATGGTTGGTAACCttcataattgatttaaaaccTTTTGAAGGATTTTTGAACAGAATATCCCATGACATGGTAAAATCCTCTGCATTAGCACAAACTGTTTTGAGACGTTATGAACAACCTGgaaaagaacatttttataatacttttgCAAATTTAGAACAAGAATTTGATCTGTTAATGGACATGCATCGTTCAATAACTGATACATTTGACGATTTCAAAACTTTACATCGACACAAACGTTCTGTTTTGCCGTTTATAGGTAGTGCAATGAGTTTTTTGTTTGGTACATTAACCGAAGACGATATTAATTTAATTAAGGGCAACGTTCGTACATTGgcacaaaatcaaaagcaaatttcacacattttgactgagaatttatcaattttaaacgtAACTAGGCTAGAGGTATCTCAAAATAGAGACGCCATTAATAAATTATCAAGGGGGTTGCAAGATTTAGACATCCGGTTGGTTAATATAACGGAGGCTATTGAAAAGCAAATAATAGATTTGGAAAACTTTGtgcaaatatatattcaattagaTTTAATAACTGgggatttaaaacaattaatccAAAGAGGATTCTTCTATTTAGAACATATAAAAGATCAGTTAAGCATGCTTTCATTGGGCCATCTTTCACCAAGTACAATAACACCAAATAATTTACAAGGTCTTCTTATTGAGATAAAAGATAAACttccaaaatatttagaattgaGTAACGATCCAAAAGAAAACCTGTGGTTCTTTTATAGGTTTTTGACATGTTCCACTATCCTGTATGACAGTAGAATATTAGTTGTCATTTCAATACCTCTTCTcgattcaaataataaatttgaaatttatcagGCATTTAATTTACCAATGCCCATGCAAAAGAATCATACAAGTATAGGTATGGTTGCAAAATACGATTTGGATGTAGAATACTTTGCAGTTAATGCAGAAAGGTCAAAATATGTATTGCTTAAACAGCAAGAAATTCAATCATGCACAAACACTTTTacgaaattttgtaaaattataagtCCTGTTTATCCTATTAATTTAAGTAAAAATTGCATAACTTCTTTGTTCCTAAAGAAACGAattgatattgataaatattgtcGTGTCGTAGTTGAACCAAATTCAGTTCTTCCAATGGCCAGTTATATATCATCTGGTTCGTGGCTAGTTACCACTAACACACCCTTACGCTTTGCCATTGTTTGTGAAAAATATAAGCAAAAGACAACGTTTACTAAAATAATTAACCCTCCTTTGAATATTTTAGCGTTAAATGAGACATGTACCGCGACTAATGACTATCTTACGCTTTTGCCGTTTTATAGTAGACAATCGTCATATACTCTTCAGGATGATCCATTTACGAaagttattcaaaattataatttaacaatGCGAAAACTTTGGAAGCCGTTTCATGACTCCTTACCAAAGTTTAACTTGACTGAGCTACCAAAAgagttgaaaaatattaaagaaattccAATGGATAATCTGATTTACCaattgaaaaatttacaaaCCATACAAGAAGATTCAAGTTTTCCAAATTGGGTGTATAACGTAATTTATCtagtaatttttcttttgttaggtattatcattttcatattatgtaaatatagaaataagttACCTTGTTCAGTCAAACGAGGAAGTGGTTGCAAGATGCAGAATGTCGCCCCTAAGTATGACAGAGTGAGTAAACTGGTGTCGGCTAAGACCGAGGGTGATGTTAACACCTCCAGAGATGTTCCCTCTGCACCAATGTTAGACAACTCAAAGGAAGAAGTGGCTAATAATTTATATCCACTGCTAAAATTAGCAGAACAAACAGTGCGAATATAA